In the Epinephelus lanceolatus isolate andai-2023 chromosome 6, ASM4190304v1, whole genome shotgun sequence genome, one interval contains:
- the dsg2.1 gene encoding desmoglein-2.1 has protein sequence MVRVSSPAFVSLLFVAIVVIANTAENLVRKRREWIIPPTTLKENVDYSQKESIARIRSDFESQSDITYSLEGVGANKEPYNVFVVNSKTGFIRVTKVLDREEIDTYNLSGIAKYTDGRLAEKDIFIRVKVVDENDNPPVFGVIKAAEVKELSATGTSVMKITATDADEPGTVNSQIAYSIIDQSPPHDMFSISNEGTVYVKNSALDRERADKYTLTVKGQDLNGKPGGHSATTTVTIKVLDVNDNPPTLEHEQYEGSIEENTDGVEVMRIKAEDLDLKDTENWEAVFEIVKGNEAGYFSITTDPKTNEGILMLDNAVDYEDVKDLELGLAVRNKAPLYDGSGPYAGAGISFGGGAGGGGGTGGGGGAAGSGGATGAGGGAIGATGAGAGSGTGGSWWQSGTSVKTYPIKINVKNQPEGPKFDPKVKAIPISEGGNSVNINDVISIYPAIDEDTGKPAENVRYAKGSDPDNWLTIDPETAQIKLNKIPDRESPFLVNGTYIAKVLCITNDMPAKTATGTVAIQVEDFNDQCPTLTSTFQTMCTTKDSVFVSAKDEDEFPNGPPFDFVIIPEGTQGKWQVEHHSDTAAILRSQETMWPGVYEVTFEVKDQQGEACPEPQKVSVQVCTCEDGLVCGKRDANGQPVKGSKLGPAGIGLLFLGLLLLLLLLLLLLFCQCGGAGALPGGFTEMPFDTKSHLINYRTEGQGENTDVPLLNMPTQVDGNMVAMGMGNNTLAMAPGAGIDFQKSVTSMDGMNGAMYEDGYAGGYREERWGMMNQVMGNGCYSEFEGREARVGGETYDGMALPDHFLRQYYTQKVSSGNENIAVKDGLLVYDYEGQGSPAGSVGCCSLLESDNDLQFLDDLGPKFKTLAEVCGGKKITTEVKPPVTPLPSASINTQTSVSSVMTAQQLPPLPKLQPTVPQTVVRETSERSQIVKESTATMKEGMTTVKEGRTTVKGGVANPGQMLVLQPQHQPVYYTTTPVLQPMQYVVQPQVQNTVLLTEAPATNLQGLVLVNGTQTAPAQGMVVQGQTVMSSGQAQGPNMMLVERSGVQGGGTNLIRTGNLSGSQTMMAVGGKVPVGSVKALNGSQTRLVQGGTLQSGGLSGSQRVLVVGGQTSNGGQLVQQAGGLSQRSGLSSAQKVLYSTGSTSTGSQSNIVGSSATTVSTTPTYQKVVVQETREIIK, from the exons ATGGTTCGGGTTTCTTCGCCCGCGTTTGTTTCGCTTCTGTTTGTG GCTATTGTGGTGATTGCTAATACTGCAGAAAATCTGgtaagaaaaagaagagaatgGATCATCCCTCCAACGACACTGAAGGAAAATGTAGACTACAGTCAAAAGGAATCCATTGCCAGG ATTCGCTCAGATTTTGAATCTCAGTCAGACATTACGTACTCTCTAGAAGGCGTTGGTGCAAATAAGGAGCCCTACAATGTGTTTGTAGTCAACTCTAAAACTGGATTCATCCGTGTGACCAAAGTGCTCGACAGGGAGGAGATTGATACATACAAT tTGTCAGGTATTGCGAAGTACACAGATGGCAGACTTGCAGAGAAAGACATTTTCATACGAGTCAAGGTTGTAGATGAGAATGACAACCCTCCAGTGTTTGGAGTCATCAAGGCCGCGGAGGTGAAAGAGCTCAGTGCTACAG GGACTTCAGTTATGAAAATAACTGCAACTGATGCTGATGAACCAGGGACAGTGAACTCTCAGATCGCCTATTCCATCATAGATCAGAGTCCACCCCATGACATGTTCTCCATTTCCAATGAAGGGACAGTGTACGTTAAAAATTCTGCCCTGGACCGAGAG AGAGCAGATAAGTACACTCTGACGGTTAAAGGTCAAGACTTAAATGGCAAACCAGGGGGACACAGTGCAACCACCACTGTTACCATTAAAGTCCTGGATGTGAATGACAACCCTCCCACTCTGGAACATGAGCAG TATGAGGGCAGCATTGAGGAGAACACAGATGGTGTGGAGGTGATGAGGATCAAAGCAGAGGACCTGGACCTGAAAGACACAGAAAACTGGGAagctgtgtttgaaattgtcaaaGGCAACGAGGCTGGGTACTTCAGCATTACAACAGACCCCAAGACCAACGAGGGCATCCTAATGCTCGACAAT GCTGTGGATTATGAGGATGTGAAAGACCTTGAACTGGGACTAGCTGTGAGGAACAAAGCTCCACTATATGATGGATCTGGGCCATACGCTGGAGCTGGTATAAGTTTCGGAGGGGGAGCAGGCGggggaggaggaacaggagggggaggaggtgcaGCAGGTTCAGGTGGTGCAactggtgctggtggtggtgcAATTGGCGCAACTGGTGCTGGTGCAGGAAGTGGGACAGGAGGATCATGGTGGCAAAGTGGGACCTCAGTTAAAACCTATCCAATCAAAATCAATGTGAAGAACCAGCCTGAAGGGCCAAAATTTGACCCCAAAGTCAAGGCTATTCCCATCTCAGAGGGAGGCAACTCCGTCAATATTAATGATGTTATTAGCATCTACCCGGCAATTGATGAAGACACAGGGAAACCAGCTGAGAATGTCAG GTATGCCAAGGGCTCAGACCCTGACAACTGGCTCACCATCGACCCAGAGACAGCTCAGATCAAACTGAACAAGATACCTGACAGAGAATCTCCATTCCTGGTCAATGGGACATATATTGCTAAAGTACTCTGCATTACAAATG ATATGCCTGCCAAAACAGCCACTGGCACAGTAGCCATCCAGGTGGAAGATTTTAATGACCAGTGCCCCACCCTGACCAGTACCTTCCAGACTATGTGTACCACAAAAGATTCTGTTTTTGTGAGCGCTAAAGATGAGGATGAATTCCCTAACGGACCTCCTTTTGACTTTGTCATCATCCCTGAGGGCACTCAGGGCAAGTGGCAGGTGGAGCATCACAGTG ACACTGCAGCTATCCTGAGGAGCCAAGAGACCATGTGGCCTGGGGTCTATGAGGTGACTTTCGAGGTGAAGGACCAGCAGGGAGAGGCCTGTCCAGAACCACAGAAAGTGTCGGTCCAAGTTTGTACCTGTGAGGATGGGTTGGTGTGTGGGAAACGAGACGCTAATGGTCAGCCCGTCAAAGGATCCAAGTTAGGACCTGCAGGCATCGGACTGCTATTCCTGGGCCTGTTGCTGTTACTAC TCCTCCTTCTGTTGCTGCTCTTCTGCCAGTGTGGGGGAGCTGGAGCTCTGCCAGGGGGCTTTACTGAGATGCCTTTCGACACCAAATCACATCTCATTAACTACCGCACTGAAGGCCAGGGAGAGAACACA GATGTGCCGCTATTGAACATGCCAACACAGGTGGATGGAAATATGGTCGCCATGGGTATGGGTAACAATACTTTAGCAATGGCGCCCGGGGCAGGTATTGATTTCCAGAAATCTGTCACTTCAATGGATGGGATGAATGGGGCCATGTATGAAGACGGTTATGCAGGTGGCTACAGAGAGGAAAGATGGGGGATGATGAACCAGGTGATGGGAAATGGCTGCTACTCTGAGTTTGAGGGCAGAGAAGCAAGAGTGGGTGGAGAAACGTATGATGGCATGGCTTTGCCAGACCACTTCTTGCGACAATACTACACTCAG AAGGTGAGCAGTGGAAACGAGAACATTGCAGTGAAGGATGGTCTGCTGGTTTATGACTACGAGGGCCAGGGCTCCCCTGCTGGCTCAGTGGGCTGCTGCAGCCTCCTGGAGTCTGACAACGACTTGCAGTTCCTCGATGACCTTGGGCCAAAGTTCAAGACCCTGGCCGAGGTGTGTGGAGGCAAGAAGATAACAACTGAAGTCAAACCACCTGTCACTCCTCTACCCAGTGCCTCCATCAATACTCAGACCTCAGTATCAAGTGTGATGACTGCCCAGCAGCTGCCCCCTCTACCCAAGCTGCAGCCAACCGTCCCTCAGACTGTGGTCAGGGAGACATCTGAGCGTTCTCAGATAGTGAAGGAGAGCACAGCCACAATGAAGGAAGGAATGACTACAGTGAAGGAAGGAAGGACCACAGTGAAGGGCGGGGTGGCAAATCCAGGCCAGATGCTTGTGCTACAGCCGCAGCATCAGCCCGTCTACTACACCACCACCCCTGTGCTGCAGCCGATGCAGTATGTAGTCCAACCACAGGTTCAGAACACAGTACTGCTCACTGAGGCACCAGCCACCAACCTGCAGGGCTTGGTACTGGTTAACGGCACCCAGACTGCACCTGCTCAAGGCATGGTTGTTCAGGGGCAGACAGTGATGTCTAGTGGACAAGCCCAGGGCCCCAACATGATGCTGGTGGAAAGGAGTGGAGTCCAGGGGGGTGGTACCAACCTGATCCGCACTGGCAACCTCTCTGGCTCCCAGACCATGATGGCGGTGGGGGGTAAGGTCCCTGTAGGGTCAGTGAAAGCACTAAACGGGAGCCAGACCCGCCTCGTGCAGGGGGGCACTCTGCAGTCAGGAGGGCTCTCAGGATCTCAGAGGGTCCTGGTGGTCGGAGGGCAAACAAGCAACGGTGGGCAGCTGGTCCAGCAGGCAGGAGGCCTGTCCCAGAGGAGTGGCCTCTCTAGCGCTCAAAAAGTCCTCTACAGCACGGGCAGCACATCCACCGGCTCTCAGAGCAACATAGTGGGTTCCTCTGCCACCACAGTGAGCACAACCCCCACCTACCAGAAGGTGGTGGTGCAGGAGACAAGAGAGATCATCAAATGA